The genomic DNA aatcaagtaaaaaataaataatttatggttctttttaataatttttttgaacAATTTCTTACAAAATCTGCTTGAGGTGGTTGAGTCTCTTATTATAGAGACCCCTAGAGCAACCTGATGTTAAGACTGCATAAATTAGTTGGTCCAAACATGAGTTTTATTCTACCACATTTTGAGCACtgagaaatcagacatcagaaatcAGAAATAATGTCCtaagtgtcttgctcaaagaGAAAATGTTGAAAGTTTATTAACTTTTAGATTACAAGCCCAAATCTTTAACAAAGTAATATCAAAATTCAAGTTGGGATATTGGGAGTTGTTGTTGTTCATAATTTGCAAACTGGCAAATTATCTTCTCAATAAAGTAGTTAAGATTTGACAAAGCAAATATAAAGTCAAATTAAGTCAAAACCACCAAAACTGAGAAAAAAACACTAATCATTGCATGTTTGTTCTGCTGTACTCACCTGAGTGTTGTGGTCTGTGAGCAGGACCTGCAGATGGTTGAAGCCGTTGGTGGGTCCAGGTGAGATTACCAGAATAGTGCAGGTGCTCAAATGAAACTCGGGCAAAGTGTCAGCACTGCGCAAGAAATCCTCTGTCTTCATCTCCTCCACCCTCTTCAGATGGCCACCGGCCAGCTCAATCAGGGAACCTTTGGAAAAATGAGGTAGGACTGTAGAAGGGGGCGGATCAGGGCCAGTGAGCACAGCAACTGCTGGGCGGTAGGGCCCTGGAGAGCGATCCCATTCTATCTCAACTCCATGACTGTTGTGGCTGTGCGGGGAGTGCTGGGAGTTCCTTAGAGGGCAAGAAGGGCGGTCTGAGGAGAGATGTTGTGGGTAAGCCTGAGGGTTCTGGTGAGCAGTAGGGCAGAGGGACCCTAGGGCATAGTAGATCTGAGCTCCAGTCTTGGAGGCACTTCCACCAAAATGGTCCTGAGAAGCCTTTCCAGCCTTTGTGTCTGATAAGGGGGGCATTGGAGCTTTGAGAGTTCCCTGGGTGTCCCTGTCCCATGGTGAGGAATGTGCACTTGTGCTTTCTTGTAGCAGAAGGCCCCTCCCAGTGCTCTCTCTGGCTGTATCCTCCTCTCTCCTTCTGCCATTGGCATGGGAACTGTCCAACCTGGTCATGCTATCGTTCCCATTGTCATCACAAGAAGGCACTCTTCTGCTAGAGCCAAACCTGTTGTCTAGGCCATCAACACCATTGGGCCGTCTTCCTTGGTAGCTGTGGCGGCTGTCAGGGATGGTATCATGGGGATAGACTGTAGGCTGTTGAAGGAGATGGGAAGAGAAGAGAGTTGAGCTGTAATCTCGTCGGCTGAGGCTGTAAGGCCATATTTCTCTTGACTCGGCCACGTAAATGTTCTTGAATATGGGCATGGATATCAGTGGCTGCAGACTCATTGGGGGGGTGTCACCACACAGCCATTGGGAGTGGTGGGCAACCGGGTGCTCCAGTCCCCCTTCTGTACCCCGTCCATACACTGTCTCTCTCCAGGACACAGAGGCCGATCTTCGCCTCTCACCCACCTGGATCGGCAAGTATGAGTGATGCATAGACGGGGTGTAGGATGCCTGCCAGGGCAGTGACAGAGGAAGGGGTGGGAGCGTGGGTGGAGGGGGTGGGAGTAGATCGCCACTCTCTCTGTGACCATCGGTGGAGTGGTGGTGCCTTCGGCTTCGGAGAGGGGCAGGGGGTTTAAAGTCATCATCCAAGGCCTGCTGTTCCGAAGAGCCCTGTCGGGACTCCCGCTTCTTGGGGGGGAGACTCTCTTTGCTGCGGTCTGGGCTTGGATTCATGGGGCAATCCCCCGGGCCTGCCGAGCCACACTAGGTTACATGGGCTGCTGGGGAGAATGAGGGGCCAGGAGAGAGacactttcttctgctgatcagcATCACGCACACCACGTGTCACACACGGCCTGGCTCAGAACTCCAACTCAACTGAGAGAGACAATGAGAGAGGGCAAAAGCAACATATTACTGTTTTACCTCTTCTTAGATatatacagtggtcccaaaaattatttgaacaCTTAGGCCACTCTTTAAAGAATTTTGTTGCATAGATGAAACATCCAAATATGTAGCTTctgttatacattttataaaagtatgtttgttaaataTTGATATCTGATATTTGAAATATCAATGACATTCAGGCACTTTTAAGGGTGGCTTAAAGGTACACTCACTAATATTCTGAATATATCATATTGGACTTGCACTGACACCTAggagcatggatgcagcatcattcaaacacaatagttttcattttcagataCATTGTAGAAATTTGCTATATGCAGTtagccatggttaatttaatctatgagtgaaagtgtccaataacagggcagttactgagactaagcaagtagtatttggctagTCATGGGTTgcaaacatggctgcccccatgagggaaccctttccatgtagaataaaaaagctttttataATGTTATTGATATGATTGGAGTCTTCATAATCATgttatgtgagtgctcatgattttatgcataagtttcaaaattactattcatttacactggagtaaaacttttttaatgagaaaaaaatactgagtgcacctttaagtatccAAATATTTCCAGAGGCCAAAATTAATAGTGTTAAGGACTACTGTTCTGTGGTTTTGAATCTGTAGATTTAAACAATCCAACAGCTTTCAGCAAGAAGCATAAATTGGCCAACTGTACTCTAAACTGATCTAAATATAACTTCTATAAGAGTATCACCATACTGCTGATGTGctaccagcaaacacacaaaaacatattgATTCTCTCTCCCACACATAAATATGGCAAGACACTATATGCCAGTTCTTAGGAGATGGGATGCCACTGTTCATTAAGGTGTGATAGGAATCTCCACACCTGTTCCAGAACCTCTCAATTACTGTTACTGTAGCAATAGGAAAATTATCCTCaaggcatttacatttttattttgcagaCCTTTTTAGCAGAGGCATGtagtggacttttgaaatgaggaggcaaTGTGTCATCTCAGGATTCATATTGATTGACGAATGAATTACAGTGTAATGATGACCAGTCCAATCAAAGTGAAAACACTGCCTTCTCTCACAATACTTTTTGCCTATATTCTGCGGTTACCCCATTCACATTCACGCCATGCTTTAGGAGCTCAATGAGATAACAATAAGCTGAAGGGAGGCGACAGAGGAAATACCTCCCTCTCAAACTTCATCCACTGGTGTCATTGTTAGACAGTGTAATTTTAGAAATATGATTgctttattgaattattttagcttacatttcataatattttatttatttaaattatgtacAGTCAGTTGTATTTCTCATCCAAATTTTTTGAGGAGGCACTGCCTCCCTTGCCTCCTCAGAGAAAACGGCACTggcttttaataaaatgtatttgggcTCTCTGTGAATCAAACCCATAACCTTCAGTTGATCTACAGTTTGCCCATAAGTTCATTATGGGCATGTAAATGCATTATCAGCAAAAAAGATCTTAAAGCATTTAAGCATGCTTGTTTCATTCACAGCATCTTGTGGGGGAGTTTTTCTAATGTCACTCTGAACGCTCTATATTAGACACTTAAATTTGACTGCGTTGTGCTGCCAGAACATCTGGTCTCCTTCTTAACGTATCTGTCTACCACGCTGTCTGCGTGGACAGAACCCGAtaccctgctgctgtctccatGGAAACTGAGTCCATACATTTACAGTGACCAAAGAAGGTTGAGAGGGTTATATCAGGATTCTCTCAAGAAATGTACGCAGAAAACACTTCAGTACACCCCAAAATAAGAGCAAGCTGCTAAAACAACAAAAGTTAATCAAATAACAGTTGGGTTAGTTTATCCACTCTTGAGCTCACAAGTTGATTGAGTATTAAATTGAGGAGATGGATTTAAAAAATAGTATCTAATATCTAAGTCTTTTTATCTCAAGAAATCAAGTTCTAGGGCAAATTATTGGACAGTACTT from Myxocyprinus asiaticus isolate MX2 ecotype Aquarium Trade chromosome 29, UBuf_Myxa_2, whole genome shotgun sequence includes the following:
- the LOC127419665 gene encoding uncharacterized protein LOC127419665, producing MNPSPDRSKESLPPKKRESRQGSSEQQALDDDFKPPAPLRSRRHHHSTDGHRESGDLLPPPPPTLPPLPLSLPWQASYTPSMHHSYLPIQVGERRRSASVSWRETVYGRGTEGGLEHPVAHHSQWLCGDTPPMSLQPLISMPIFKNIYVAESREIWPYSLSRRDYSSTLFSSHLLQQPTVYPHDTIPDSRHSYQGRRPNGVDGLDNRFGSSRRVPSCDDNGNDSMTRLDSSHANGRRREEDTARESTGRGLLLQESTSAHSSPWDRDTQGTLKAPMPPLSDTKAGKASQDHFGGSASKTGAQIYYALGSLCPTAHQNPQAYPQHLSSDRPSCPLRNSQHSPHSHNSHGVEIEWDRSPGPYRPAVAVLTGPDPPPSTVLPHFSKGSLIELAGGHLKRVEEMKTEDFLRSADTLPEFHLSTCTILVISPGPTNGFNHLQVLLTDHNTQELLTVLAEYPFFVRDRGWSSCSPQRSAQLYGLQCRQLSTGDVCLALTPTPTSLHSTATLAHSSSQSQCSGAGVESCTDTAERMPPPPAPPPLPAAQPSPPECPHTRKRHWSAPELQLGNETSSHLPQGSKHERQQ